Proteins co-encoded in one Chloroflexota bacterium genomic window:
- a CDS encoding extracellular solute-binding protein: MKKTSLTIIGTLIMMCMVITACAPAATPTAGPSPTPVVIKETVVVTPTPAPAGPVTITFWHTYNEVSPENKMLVETLIPMFEAEHPNIKVESLVVPWEDFRRKLFAAIAGGVAPDLIRSDIIWVPELADMGALVALDEAMPDFDQYKKIMFPGPLSTNYWKGHYYGLPLDTNTKVWLYNKEMYDAAGITEPPKTMDDLVAQCEAIKKANPNAYLFAADGTWAWVMLPWIWSFGGDITDPDVTRASGYLNGPKTVAAYEFWLKMYKDGCFAPVILGSGIDPWTGFAQDLYASLDNGPWMYPIFEAQFPNKKLHASLFPAGDGGSINVVGGEDIVLFKQSKHPQEAMEFIRFALSPEYQLKMAEVGQIPVRMDLIESDYMKNHPYYPIFLEQLKTSKARTAHPAWSKMDEIVTNAGQLILRGEKTPQEALDEAAAQIDALLGQ, encoded by the coding sequence ATGAAAAAGACAAGTTTGACCATCATCGGCACCCTGATTATGATGTGCATGGTTATCACAGCATGCGCCCCCGCGGCCACGCCGACAGCAGGACCGAGCCCCACTCCGGTGGTGATCAAGGAAACGGTCGTGGTGACACCGACGCCAGCGCCAGCGGGACCAGTGACCATTACCTTTTGGCATACTTACAACGAAGTGTCACCAGAAAATAAGATGCTAGTTGAGACCTTGATCCCGATGTTTGAGGCCGAGCATCCGAACATCAAAGTGGAGTCCCTTGTAGTGCCATGGGAGGACTTCCGCCGCAAACTGTTTGCGGCAATTGCGGGTGGCGTTGCCCCGGACCTGATCCGATCGGACATCATCTGGGTGCCGGAGCTGGCCGATATGGGTGCACTGGTGGCGCTTGACGAGGCGATGCCCGACTTCGACCAGTATAAGAAGATAATGTTTCCGGGTCCATTAAGCACCAACTATTGGAAAGGTCACTATTACGGTCTACCGCTGGACACAAATACCAAAGTCTGGTTATACAACAAGGAGATGTACGATGCGGCAGGGATCACCGAACCGCCTAAGACGATGGATGACTTGGTAGCCCAGTGCGAGGCCATCAAGAAGGCCAATCCTAACGCATACCTATTTGCAGCTGATGGAACTTGGGCCTGGGTAATGCTACCTTGGATCTGGAGTTTTGGGGGCGATATCACCGATCCAGATGTTACGAGGGCGAGCGGCTATCTGAATGGCCCGAAGACCGTCGCCGCTTATGAATTCTGGCTGAAGATGTACAAGGACGGTTGTTTCGCTCCGGTTATACTTGGTAGCGGCATTGACCCCTGGACCGGCTTTGCCCAAGACCTGTATGCCAGCCTGGACAACGGTCCTTGGATGTATCCTATCTTTGAGGCACAGTTCCCTAACAAAAAACTGCATGCCAGTCTCTTCCCGGCAGGCGATGGTGGGTCCATCAATGTGGTGGGAGGTGAAGACATCGTTCTCTTCAAGCAGTCAAAGCACCCGCAAGAGGCGATGGAATTCATCCGCTTCGCTCTGTCGCCGGAATATCAGCTCAAGATGGCCGAAGTGGGGCAAATCCCGGTCCGGATGGACCTGATCGAATCAGACTACATGAAGAACCATCCTTACTACCCCATTTTCCTCGAGCAACTGAAGACCTCCAAAGCACGTACGGCGCACCCAGCCTGGTCAAAGATGGACGAGATCGTCACTAATGCCGGGCAGTTGATCTTGCGCGGGGAGAAAACACCCCAAGAGGCACTTGACGAGGCAGCAGCCCAGATTGATGCCCTATTGGGGCAGTAG
- a CDS encoding sugar ABC transporter permease: MVRALQISFFDWNIVPGQVSEFVGLNNYVRTIHDPLFWLSLKNTVMYAAVTVSGQLLFGLLVALILDHVSRGRVFFRTVYYLPVVTSWVVVSLLFKYLFNASPSGLVNYFLVDILHVLSTHIPWLNEPKTAFVAIYCLGIWKGVGWTMVIFLAALQSIPEEYHDAASIDGASGWQIIRHITLPLLVPTMILVMIMLTIGAFQAYIQVALITGGGPLHRTEVLLSYMYERAFRDREFGYAAAISYVLIGLVFLISQVQLRLLKSEPMY; the protein is encoded by the coding sequence ATGGTAAGAGCCCTTCAGATCAGTTTCTTTGACTGGAATATAGTGCCTGGACAGGTCAGCGAATTCGTTGGTCTGAACAATTATGTCCGGACTATACACGATCCCCTCTTTTGGTTGTCGCTAAAAAACACCGTCATGTATGCTGCCGTGACCGTCTCTGGTCAATTGCTGTTCGGCTTGCTGGTGGCTCTTATCTTGGATCATGTGAGCAGGGGGCGTGTGTTTTTCCGCACGGTTTATTATCTACCAGTCGTTACATCCTGGGTGGTGGTTTCACTTCTTTTCAAGTACCTATTCAATGCTAGCCCATCTGGCCTGGTCAACTATTTTCTGGTGGATATCTTGCATGTATTATCCACACATATTCCGTGGTTGAACGAGCCTAAGACGGCATTTGTAGCAATATATTGCTTGGGCATCTGGAAGGGTGTCGGTTGGACTATGGTTATATTTCTGGCGGCGCTGCAATCTATACCCGAGGAATATCATGACGCGGCCTCAATTGATGGGGCAAGTGGCTGGCAGATCATTCGTCATATCACGCTGCCACTGCTTGTTCCAACAATGATCCTCGTTATGATTATGCTCACGATCGGCGCATTCCAGGCTTATATCCAAGTGGCATTGATCACCGGAGGCGGACCTTTGCACCGCACCGAAGTTCTGCTGAGTTATATGTATGAACGTGCCTTCAGGGACCGAGAATTTGGTTATGCCGCGGCGATTTCCTACGTACTGATCGGCCTCGTCTTCCTCATCAGCCAAGTGCAATTGCGCCTTTTGAAATCAGAACCCATGTACTGA
- a CDS encoding carbohydrate ABC transporter permease, with amino-acid sequence MLLYTVLIIGAIATVFPFLYMISTSLKGAVYTFEYPPRLMPTEPTLHNFVAAWTSKRFDQYFLNSLLVTLSTTLLVVLFSSMMAFAFARFQFVFKQPLYYSIMIFMMMPAMTLIVPQFMLASRLNLLNSLPGLVLVYVAQNLPLNTFLLRGFLEQVPRELEEAARIDGASSWDIYWRIMLPLSKPALATAAIFSSLGAWDEYVWALTVLNDPNKRTLPVGIAAFHGVFYSDWGLVFAASLIAIAPIITLFIILQRYFIKGVITGAIKG; translated from the coding sequence ATGCTACTCTACACGGTGCTGATCATCGGCGCGATAGCAACTGTATTTCCCTTTCTCTATATGATTTCCACTTCGTTGAAGGGCGCGGTCTACACCTTTGAATACCCGCCTCGACTCATGCCCACTGAACCCACATTGCACAATTTCGTGGCTGCCTGGACATCGAAAAGGTTTGACCAGTATTTTCTTAACAGCCTCTTAGTTACGCTCAGTACCACATTGCTGGTGGTTCTGTTTTCATCGATGATGGCATTTGCATTTGCTCGCTTCCAGTTTGTATTCAAGCAGCCGCTCTACTACAGCATAATGATTTTCATGATGATGCCTGCCATGACCCTGATAGTCCCTCAGTTCATGCTCGCTAGCCGTTTGAACTTGCTAAACAGTTTGCCCGGGTTGGTGTTAGTCTATGTTGCGCAGAATCTGCCCTTGAACACTTTCTTGCTGAGAGGCTTCCTCGAGCAAGTGCCTCGAGAGCTGGAAGAGGCAGCACGAATCGATGGTGCCTCATCCTGGGATATCTATTGGCGGATTATGTTGCCGCTTTCCAAACCCGCGCTGGCGACGGCGGCTATCTTCTCATCCCTGGGCGCGTGGGATGAGTACGTCTGGGCACTCACCGTCCTAAATGACCCCAACAAACGGACCTTGCCGGTGGGCATCGCGGCATTTCACGGAGTGTTTTACTCAGACTGGGGTCTGGTTTTTGCTGCCTCGCTGATCGCTATAGCACCAATCATCACCCTGTTTATCATCCTGCAAAGGTACTTTATCAAGGGCGTGATCACGGGCGCAATCAAAGGATAA